One part of the Desulfonema ishimotonii genome encodes these proteins:
- a CDS encoding MaoC family dehydratase: MTGKTIEQIRVGDAEEFAKTISESDIYLYAGITGDFNPAHINQAYAEKTFFKNRIAHGMLTAGFISAILGTLLPGPGTIYMRQELKFMAPVQIGDTITARAEVAEIIPEKNRVIMKTTCTNQEGTVVLDGEALVSPPKALR, encoded by the coding sequence ATGACAGGAAAAACCATTGAACAGATCCGTGTGGGGGATGCGGAAGAGTTCGCAAAGACCATATCCGAATCGGATATCTACCTTTACGCAGGGATTACCGGGGATTTTAATCCGGCCCACATCAACCAGGCCTATGCGGAAAAAACATTTTTTAAAAACCGCATTGCCCACGGGATGCTCACTGCCGGCTTTATCTCAGCCATTCTCGGAACCCTGCTTCCCGGCCCCGGCACCATCTACATGAGGCAGGAACTGAAATTTATGGCCCCGGTTCAGATCGGCGATACCATCACCGCACGGGCCGAGGTTGCAGAGATCATCCCTGAAAAAAACCGGGTGATTATGAAGACCACCTGCACCAATCAGGAGGGAACAGTCGTACTTGATGGCGAGGCGCTGGTCAGTCCCCCCAAAGCACTCCGGTAG
- a CDS encoding acetyl-CoA decarbonylase/synthase complex subunit delta — protein MAFEFYKESYSGAVKEVSLGKGDNAVTVGGETCYPFYQFEGEMPHKPKIAMEVWDMKPDEWAEAVLKPFEDVLDDPAAWAKRCVDEYGADMIALELRSTDPNDKDASPEEAAATVKKVLAAINVPLIIWGTASPQKDEEVLKKIAEECQGENLILGPVEDSNHKGIGAAAMGFGHTVISSSPIDVNLAKQVNILLENLGMPMERVIVDPTTGGLGYGMEYSYSVMERLRMAAMAQGDDKLQFPMINNLGFEVWKSKETKLKADEAPTLGDPERRGILMESVGAVSYLMAGSDVLIMRHPEAVRMTKAFIDLGLSGGTGDAVAPITKKLDDVDIDLLALSPAPDLTIEEKKAAAPAKKAAPKAPAAPKEAPKPAAPKAEAKPAPAAEAKPEADKAVTEAELQAKAEADAKAKADAEVRAKADAEAKAKAEAEAKAKAEADAQAKAEAEAKAKADAEEAAKKAEVAAREAEEDAVRQARAKEREEHQKQLAAERAQKAASGESMTPASVQKSQLDRLVEKIDWVNGRL, from the coding sequence TTGGCTTTTGAATTTTATAAAGAATCTTATTCTGGCGCTGTCAAGGAAGTTTCGCTGGGAAAGGGTGACAATGCTGTAACGGTTGGCGGCGAAACATGCTATCCGTTCTACCAGTTCGAAGGTGAAATGCCTCACAAGCCTAAAATTGCAATGGAAGTCTGGGATATGAAGCCGGACGAATGGGCTGAGGCGGTTTTGAAGCCATTTGAAGATGTACTGGACGACCCGGCTGCCTGGGCCAAAAGATGTGTCGATGAGTACGGTGCGGATATGATCGCGCTTGAACTCAGAAGCACCGATCCCAATGATAAGGATGCCAGCCCGGAAGAGGCGGCGGCGACCGTCAAAAAAGTGCTGGCCGCAATAAATGTTCCGCTGATCATCTGGGGAACCGCCTCACCGCAGAAGGATGAAGAGGTTCTCAAAAAGATTGCCGAAGAATGCCAGGGTGAAAACCTGATTCTGGGGCCGGTCGAAGATTCCAACCACAAGGGGATCGGCGCGGCGGCCATGGGATTCGGCCACACCGTCATTTCATCCTCCCCCATTGATGTCAACCTCGCCAAACAGGTCAATATTCTGCTGGAAAACCTGGGAATGCCCATGGAACGGGTGATTGTCGATCCGACAACCGGCGGTCTGGGATACGGCATGGAGTATTCCTACTCGGTTATGGAGCGGCTCAGAATGGCAGCCATGGCGCAGGGCGATGACAAGCTTCAGTTTCCCATGATCAACAACCTGGGATTTGAGGTCTGGAAATCCAAGGAAACCAAACTGAAGGCTGATGAAGCCCCGACGCTGGGTGACCCGGAACGGCGCGGCATTCTCATGGAATCCGTCGGAGCGGTCAGCTACCTGATGGCAGGCTCTGATGTTCTGATCATGCGCCACCCCGAGGCGGTTCGGATGACCAAGGCCTTTATTGACCTGGGCCTTAGCGGCGGAACCGGTGATGCGGTTGCACCGATCACCAAAAAACTGGATGATGTCGATATTGATCTGCTTGCCCTTTCACCGGCACCGGATCTGACCATCGAAGAGAAGAAGGCTGCGGCACCGGCTAAAAAAGCCGCGCCCAAGGCACCGGCTGCTCCCAAAGAGGCTCCGAAACCGGCTGCACCGAAGGCGGAAGCCAAGCCCGCACCGGCTGCTGAGGCCAAACCCGAAGCGGATAAGGCCGTGACAGAGGCAGAGCTTCAGGCAAAGGCGGAGGCGGATGCCAAAGCAAAGGCGGACGCGGAAGTCAGAGCAAAGGCCGATGCGGAGGCAAAGGCAAAGGCAGAGGCAGAGGCGAAAGCCAAAGCAGAGGCAGATGCCCAGGCAAAGGCCGAAGCAGAGGCAAAGGCAAAGGCCGACGCGGAAGAAGCCGCAAAGAAAGCCGAAGTCGCTGCACGGGAGGCCGAAGAGGATGCTGTCCGCCAGGCCAGGGCCAAAGAACGCGAGGAACATCAGAAACAACTGGCTGCGGAAAGAGCTCAGAAAGCGGCATCTGGTGAATCCATGACCCCGGCTTCAGTTCAGAAATCCCAACTGGACAGGCTGGTTGAAAAGATCGACTGGGTAAACGGAAGACTTTAA
- a CDS encoding PilZ domain-containing protein, which yields MNAFTQRAFSRNHYNAPVIFACCGTEEYCMGTMCNSSIGGMYFETDRALNPGAGIHIRFVDMAPDPYWPEACDNYLAEVRWCVTKGQAHIPKYGIGVRFIMETCRQCGQKIRHENINCLGLCQGCLKEIESLSDETIRESIENYLLGNVL from the coding sequence ATGAATGCTTTTACACAGAGAGCATTTTCCCGAAACCATTACAACGCCCCGGTCATATTCGCCTGTTGCGGCACGGAAGAATACTGCATGGGCACGATGTGTAACAGCAGTATCGGCGGGATGTATTTCGAGACAGACCGGGCGTTGAATCCGGGAGCGGGAATTCATATCCGGTTTGTGGATATGGCTCCCGATCCCTACTGGCCGGAAGCATGTGACAACTACCTTGCAGAGGTCCGGTGGTGTGTGACAAAAGGGCAGGCACACATTCCCAAATACGGTATCGGTGTGCGGTTTATCATGGAAACATGCAGGCAGTGCGGCCAAAAAATCCGGCACGAGAACATCAATTGCCTGGGGCTGTGCCAGGGCTGCCTGAAAGAGATAGAGAGCTTATCAGATGAGACAATCAGGGAGAGTATTGAAAATTATCTGCTCGGAAACGTATTGTAG
- a CDS encoding GNAT family N-acetyltransferase, whose protein sequence is MVAASYWADDYVAKKMKAEDAIRKIRPGQRVFIGSSCGEPQQLVRALSDISARFTDLEIVRLLALEQTPLTMSASRSGTQNLNVRSFYLGSAKARGLAENARFITPLNLSAVPRLFKSRKLPVHVALIQVTPPDDFGWMSLGVSVDITLAAATSADLVIAQINPRMPRVLGQSFIHVNDVDIIVEHEEELLTIEKMPENDAADTIGRLMARLIDDGSTIQISLGATSQATLLALSEKNDLGIHTQYLSDDMMHLFAKGVITNRNKGFNDGKMVASSAIGSEVLYEFLHDNPSIDFRPSDYVNAPGIISRHNKMVAMNVAMAVDLTGQVAADGFSHNYFSGVTGMADFVRGAAQAEDGKSIIMFTATSGDGRKSRVVPTLRDTAVVVPRGDVHYVVTEYGAVNLFGKSLQERAMAMISIAHPDFRDELFHEAQKMGILGKERTLSESLHGVYPVRLEETLMIDGETVTIRPSKPVDERRIQEHFYNLDKEDVVSRFFHEKQTFVRDDLEELIQVDYIKDLTIVAITGEFGFGKVVAVGEYLLNPASNVAEVAFTVNREFRGKGMGKLLMTKLAQAARDNGISGLFAYTAPDNQGMIRLFKTLPYEVKMTFEDDMVLLSCRFDGLANG, encoded by the coding sequence ATGGTCGCAGCAAGTTACTGGGCAGACGATTATGTTGCCAAAAAAATGAAAGCCGAAGACGCCATCAGGAAGATCAGACCGGGGCAGCGGGTATTCATCGGATCATCCTGCGGAGAGCCTCAGCAGCTGGTCAGGGCGCTTTCCGATATTTCAGCCCGTTTCACAGACCTGGAGATCGTCCGGCTGCTGGCGCTGGAGCAGACGCCGCTGACGATGAGTGCCAGCCGGAGCGGCACACAGAACCTGAATGTCCGTTCGTTCTATCTGGGATCGGCCAAAGCCAGGGGGCTGGCAGAAAACGCCCGGTTTATCACCCCCCTCAACCTCTCCGCCGTACCGCGCCTTTTTAAAAGCAGAAAGCTCCCCGTCCATGTGGCCCTGATCCAGGTTACGCCCCCGGATGATTTCGGCTGGATGAGTCTGGGGGTGTCCGTGGACATCACTCTGGCCGCAGCCACCTCCGCTGATCTGGTTATCGCCCAGATCAATCCCCGGATGCCGAGGGTGCTGGGACAGAGTTTCATTCATGTAAACGACGTCGATATTATCGTGGAACATGAAGAGGAGCTGCTGACCATTGAAAAAATGCCCGAAAATGACGCCGCCGACACCATCGGCAGGCTGATGGCCCGCCTGATTGACGACGGTTCCACCATACAGATCAGCCTGGGGGCGACCTCACAGGCAACCCTTCTGGCCCTTTCCGAAAAAAATGATCTGGGCATCCATACACAGTATCTGAGCGATGACATGATGCACCTGTTTGCAAAAGGGGTGATTACGAATCGGAACAAGGGCTTCAATGACGGGAAAATGGTCGCCAGCAGTGCCATCGGCTCAGAGGTGCTTTACGAATTTCTCCATGACAACCCCTCCATTGATTTTCGCCCGTCGGACTATGTCAACGCGCCGGGGATCATCTCCCGCCACAATAAAATGGTCGCCATGAATGTGGCCATGGCTGTGGACCTGACCGGCCAGGTCGCGGCGGACGGTTTCTCCCATAACTATTTTTCCGGTGTCACCGGCATGGCCGACTTTGTCCGGGGGGCCGCCCAGGCCGAGGACGGCAAATCGATTATCATGTTCACCGCAACTTCCGGCGACGGCAGGAAGAGCCGTGTGGTTCCGACGCTCAGGGATACCGCCGTGGTCGTTCCCAGAGGGGATGTCCACTACGTGGTCACCGAATACGGGGCCGTCAACCTGTTCGGCAAGAGTCTGCAGGAGCGGGCAATGGCCATGATCAGCATTGCCCATCCGGATTTCAGGGATGAACTTTTTCACGAGGCCCAGAAGATGGGGATCCTGGGGAAAGAGCGGACCCTGAGCGAATCCCTGCACGGCGTTTATCCGGTCAGACTCGAAGAGACCCTCATGATTGACGGGGAGACGGTCACAATAAGGCCGTCAAAGCCGGTGGATGAGCGCCGGATTCAGGAGCATTTCTACAACCTGGACAAAGAGGATGTGGTTTCACGCTTTTTCCACGAGAAACAGACCTTTGTCCGGGATGATCTGGAGGAACTCATCCAGGTGGATTACATCAAGGATCTGACCATTGTCGCCATTACCGGGGAATTCGGCTTCGGCAAGGTTGTTGCCGTGGGCGAGTACCTGCTCAACCCGGCCAGCAATGTGGCCGAGGTCGCCTTTACGGTCAACCGGGAGTTCCGGGGAAAGGGGATGGGAAAGCTTCTGATGACAAAACTGGCCCAGGCCGCACGGGATAACGGCATATCCGGCCTCTTTGCCTATACCGCACCGGACAACCAGGGCATGATCCGGCTGTTCAAAACATTGCCCTATGAGGTCAAGATGACTTTTGAAGACGATATGGTGTTGCTGAGCTGCCGGTTCGACGGGCTGGCAAACGGCTGA
- the cooS gene encoding anaerobic carbon-monoxide dehydrogenase catalytic subunit — protein MAEVKKVVKKAAKPKVADPVAATIDKASQQMIRRAQELGIDTCFDRNVTLKPCNIGNQGTCCKNCGMGPCRLPLPKDYDEKNDNRKGICGASANTIAARNFIRMIAGGAAAHSDHGRGVAEVFLSAARKETDAYRIKDTRKLLEIAPHLGVETTVEKDGEVLDRDIDEIALEVGEAAIAEWGKVGGELSYAKRAPEARYEIWKKNGVLPRNIDREIVEIMHRTHIGVDQDYKNLMKQGTRAAIADGWGGSMLATDLQDVLFGTPYPLASEANLGVLKADHVNIVIHGHEPILSEMIVVVAQKPEIVEYAKSKGAKGIQLSGICCTANEILQRHGVPLCGTFLQQELAIITGAVDAMVVDIQCIFQNVANVANCFHTKLITTHPIAKMEQDNAIHIEFDEHHAMEDAEKIVRMAIDNYENRKAEVMIPHQKSPIVAGFGVESIEYHLGGTFRGTYYTLNDNIINGRIRGIAGVVGCNNARVKHNEGHIAVVKELIKNDVIVLTTGCNAIACAMEGLLTPESAAVYCGPGLAEVCETVGIPPVLHLGSCVDNSRILLAATEVVKAGGLGNDISDLPVAGSAPEWMSEKAISIGHYVVTSGIYTVFGAVFPTAGAPVFQRYLFEELEKIYGGMWDFEADPIKHAWKMIDHIDKKRKALGIDKARERVMMDFSDRQALEG, from the coding sequence ATGGCAGAAGTAAAAAAGGTCGTAAAGAAAGCAGCAAAACCCAAAGTAGCAGATCCGGTAGCCGCAACAATTGACAAAGCAAGTCAGCAGATGATCCGACGCGCTCAGGAACTGGGCATTGATACCTGTTTTGATCGGAATGTCACCCTGAAACCGTGTAATATCGGGAACCAGGGCACCTGTTGTAAAAACTGCGGCATGGGGCCCTGTCGCCTGCCGCTGCCCAAGGATTACGACGAGAAGAACGACAACCGCAAGGGGATCTGCGGCGCAAGCGCCAACACCATCGCCGCCCGTAACTTCATCCGCATGATCGCCGGTGGCGCGGCAGCGCACTCTGACCACGGACGCGGCGTGGCCGAGGTCTTTCTGTCCGCCGCCCGCAAAGAGACCGATGCGTATCGGATCAAAGATACCCGCAAGCTGCTTGAAATCGCGCCCCACCTGGGCGTTGAGACAACCGTGGAAAAAGACGGCGAAGTGCTGGACCGTGACATTGACGAGATCGCCCTGGAAGTGGGCGAGGCCGCAATCGCCGAATGGGGCAAGGTCGGAGGCGAACTCAGCTATGCGAAACGCGCCCCCGAAGCCCGCTATGAAATCTGGAAGAAAAACGGCGTCCTCCCCAGAAATATCGACCGGGAAATCGTTGAGATCATGCACCGGACCCATATCGGTGTGGACCAGGACTACAAGAACCTGATGAAACAGGGCACCCGTGCGGCCATCGCCGACGGATGGGGCGGCTCCATGCTGGCCACCGATCTTCAGGATGTGCTGTTCGGCACGCCGTATCCCTTGGCATCCGAGGCCAACCTCGGCGTTCTGAAGGCAGACCATGTCAACATCGTCATCCACGGCCATGAGCCCATCCTCTCCGAGATGATCGTGGTGGTTGCCCAGAAACCGGAGATCGTTGAATACGCCAAATCCAAGGGCGCCAAGGGCATTCAGCTTTCGGGGATCTGCTGTACCGCCAATGAAATCCTTCAGCGCCACGGCGTCCCCCTGTGCGGCACCTTCCTCCAGCAGGAACTGGCCATCATCACAGGTGCGGTTGACGCAATGGTCGTCGATATTCAGTGTATCTTCCAGAATGTGGCCAATGTGGCCAACTGTTTCCATACCAAGCTGATAACAACCCATCCCATCGCCAAGATGGAGCAGGACAACGCCATTCACATCGAGTTTGACGAACATCACGCCATGGAAGATGCTGAAAAGATCGTCAGAATGGCCATTGACAACTATGAAAACCGCAAGGCCGAGGTGATGATTCCCCATCAGAAATCCCCCATCGTGGCCGGTTTCGGCGTTGAATCCATCGAATACCACCTGGGCGGCACCTTCCGCGGCACCTACTACACCCTCAACGACAATATCATCAACGGCCGCATCCGCGGTATCGCCGGTGTTGTGGGGTGTAACAATGCCAGGGTGAAACACAATGAGGGCCATATTGCCGTTGTCAAGGAGCTGATCAAGAATGACGTTATCGTGCTGACCACCGGCTGTAACGCCATTGCCTGTGCCATGGAAGGCCTGCTGACCCCTGAATCCGCAGCCGTTTACTGCGGTCCGGGACTGGCCGAGGTCTGTGAGACCGTTGGAATTCCGCCGGTTCTTCACCTCGGCTCCTGCGTGGACAACAGCCGTATCCTCCTGGCCGCCACGGAAGTGGTCAAGGCGGGCGGTCTGGGCAACGATATCAGTGACCTGCCGGTGGCCGGCAGTGCGCCCGAATGGATGAGTGAGAAGGCCATCAGTATCGGTCACTATGTGGTGACATCCGGTATTTACACCGTCTTCGGCGCGGTCTTCCCGACGGCAGGTGCGCCGGTCTTCCAGCGGTACCTGTTTGAGGAGCTTGAGAAGATCTACGGCGGCATGTGGGATTTCGAAGCCGATCCCATCAAACACGCTTGGAAGATGATCGACCATATCGACAAAAAGCGCAAGGCGCTGGGGATCGACAAGGCCCGTGAACGCGTTATGATGGACTTTTCAGACCGCCAGGCACTGGAAGGGTAA
- the acsB gene encoding acetyl-CoA decarbonylase/synthase complex subunit alpha/beta, with protein sequence MSKLVSFAGIQGGYNIVSKAEGRYKMALESFDASTKVGFPNTAYYLPVIYSLLGHKVETLEDMQKPLEVARRLLPPHIKGANHLPYLGPLLDAGMAALFAFEIDEALRYLEDPDFYYVSEETDPENGKVWLGAAEDTIFRKRGVEFVDGSAPGFAAIVGAAPDPEIAKKIIEEYQKRSIYVFLAANQNGTSCAEQLIEAGVEIGWNTKIVPFGPDISSAIFALGFANRVAMAFGGVPAGDYKKILMYNKDRVFAFVNALGDVNAEWAAAAAGCVNWGFPTIADTDIPEILPTGICTYEHVIGNISHDDIVDKSVETRGLKVTISEIDIPCSFGPAYEGERVRGKDLFCQMGGGKTQCTEYLEMADMNDIEDGKVTVDGPDIGDLSRGDVLPLGIFVKVAGREFQKDFEPILERQTHHLINYIQGVMHAGQRDIAWVRVSDAAVDKGFTLKDLGVVLHAKLHQDFQAILDKIEVVIYTKQEDVDALTAKARAAYKYRDERVDQMTDEDVDTFYSCTLCQSFAPNHVCSVSPERTGLCGAYNWMDCKAAYQINPTGPNQPIEKGEVLDAKLGEFKGVNDFIYKASRGAVTKYNFYSMVHDPMTTCGCCECIAAMLPMCNGVMTVNREFSNETPCGMKFTTLAGVMGGGASSPGFVGHSKYNITQRKFILGDGGLLRMVWMPKMLKEELRERIEKRAAEMGHPDLFDKIADETVGLTEEEIYPWLEEKGHPALTMEPLVG encoded by the coding sequence ATGTCTAAATTAGTCTCATTTGCCGGTATTCAGGGCGGTTATAATATCGTTTCAAAAGCGGAGGGCCGGTATAAGATGGCCCTTGAATCCTTTGATGCCTCGACCAAAGTCGGCTTCCCCAACACGGCATATTATCTGCCGGTCATCTACTCGCTGCTCGGCCACAAGGTGGAGACCCTGGAGGATATGCAGAAACCGCTGGAGGTTGCCCGCAGGCTGCTGCCGCCGCATATCAAAGGCGCCAACCACCTGCCCTACCTGGGGCCCCTCCTGGACGCCGGCATGGCGGCACTCTTCGCCTTTGAGATCGACGAAGCGCTTCGCTATCTGGAAGATCCCGATTTCTACTATGTGTCCGAAGAGACCGACCCGGAAAACGGAAAGGTCTGGCTGGGCGCTGCCGAGGATACCATCTTCAGAAAACGCGGCGTGGAGTTCGTGGACGGCTCCGCTCCCGGCTTTGCCGCCATCGTCGGCGCAGCGCCGGACCCGGAGATCGCCAAGAAGATCATTGAAGAATATCAGAAACGTTCCATCTACGTCTTCCTGGCCGCCAACCAGAACGGCACCTCCTGTGCGGAGCAGCTGATCGAGGCAGGCGTGGAGATCGGCTGGAACACCAAGATCGTTCCCTTCGGCCCGGATATCTCATCGGCCATCTTCGCCCTCGGTTTTGCCAACCGCGTGGCCATGGCCTTTGGCGGCGTACCCGCAGGCGACTACAAGAAGATCCTCATGTACAACAAGGACCGGGTCTTTGCCTTTGTCAACGCGCTGGGTGATGTCAACGCCGAATGGGCCGCTGCCGCAGCCGGATGTGTCAACTGGGGCTTCCCCACCATCGCGGACACCGACATTCCCGAAATTCTGCCCACGGGTATCTGTACCTATGAGCATGTCATCGGCAATATCTCCCACGATGATATCGTGGACAAATCGGTCGAGACCCGCGGCCTCAAGGTTACCATTTCCGAAATCGACATTCCGTGTTCCTTCGGCCCGGCCTATGAGGGCGAGCGAGTCCGCGGAAAAGACCTGTTCTGCCAGATGGGCGGCGGCAAAACCCAGTGTACGGAATATCTGGAAATGGCCGATATGAACGACATCGAGGACGGAAAGGTCACCGTTGACGGTCCGGACATCGGGGATCTGAGCCGGGGCGACGTTCTGCCCCTGGGCATCTTTGTCAAGGTCGCCGGGCGTGAGTTCCAGAAGGACTTCGAGCCGATCCTGGAGCGCCAGACCCACCACCTGATCAACTACATCCAGGGCGTCATGCACGCCGGTCAGCGCGACATCGCATGGGTCCGCGTCAGCGACGCCGCCGTGGACAAGGGCTTCACCCTGAAAGACCTCGGTGTGGTGCTTCACGCCAAGCTCCATCAGGATTTCCAGGCCATTCTGGACAAGATCGAGGTCGTCATCTACACCAAACAGGAGGATGTGGATGCGCTGACGGCCAAGGCCCGTGCCGCATACAAGTACAGAGATGAGCGTGTGGACCAGATGACGGATGAGGATGTGGACACCTTCTACTCCTGCACCCTGTGTCAGTCCTTCGCACCGAACCACGTCTGTTCGGTCAGCCCGGAGCGTACCGGTCTCTGCGGTGCATACAACTGGATGGACTGCAAGGCGGCCTATCAGATCAACCCCACCGGCCCCAACCAGCCCATTGAAAAGGGTGAGGTGCTGGACGCCAAACTGGGTGAGTTCAAGGGCGTCAATGACTTCATCTACAAGGCCTCCAGAGGGGCTGTCACCAAGTACAATTTTTACTCCATGGTCCACGATCCCATGACCACCTGCGGGTGCTGTGAGTGCATCGCGGCCATGCTGCCCATGTGTAACGGCGTGATGACCGTTAACCGGGAGTTCTCCAATGAGACCCCCTGCGGCATGAAGTTCACCACCCTGGCCGGTGTCATGGGCGGCGGCGCTTCCTCGCCGGGCTTTGTGGGCCACTCCAAGTACAACATCACCCAGCGCAAGTTCATCCTGGGCGACGGCGGACTCCTCCGCATGGTCTGGATGCCCAAGATGCTCAAGGAAGAGCTGAGGGAGCGGATTGAGAAACGTGCTGCGGAGATGGGCCATCCGGATCTGTTTGACAAGATTGCGGACGAGACCGTCGGCCTCACCGAGGAAGAGATCTATCCCTGGCTCGAGGAAAAAGGCCATCCGGCACTCACGATGGAGCCGCTGGTCGGGTAA
- a CDS encoding ASKHA domain-containing protein, with translation MSTHKVSFLPHNKTIEVRDGENLIRAAMEAGVHINASCGGEGVCGKCRVIVEAGGVGNGISERLSQEDIDKGYRLACKAIVREDVVIRVPTESVIDTGVLNMQSTPRRTAPIREFDLEKLKEEGLFLPPVKKVYLELPEPDSQDHLPDVTRLVSFLKLEHDQHRLIVDLPVIRKIPDVLREDNFRVTATLARPVRKDGQTHIINVQPGNTSDRNYAIAIDIGTTTVYGQLIDLVSGEVLGEYGDFNGQISYGEDVISRIMFAEKGDGLEKLHTVVVETINKIINKIQKKAGIDRDDISAITLAGNTTMTQLFLRVNPRYIRRAPYVPAATLYPPVRASRLGLAVADHINALVYPQISSYVGGDIVAGVMGSGLYRTEHLTLFMDIGTNAEIVVGNRDWMACAACSAGPAFEGGGIEFGMRAARGAIEDFSIDPFSLEPMNITIGNVRPKGICGSGLIIMVATMFEMGIINNSGKYNRELDTPRIRERNGVWEYVLAWQDDSQIDRDVVLTEIDIENLIRAKGAIYSGCQTLLEEVGLTMNDLDRIYLAGGFGSYVDLEKAMVIGLLPEMDTEKITFIGNASLLGARMSSLTNQIRRDVVEVTHMMTNFELSETPSYMDHYVASLFLPHTDLNAFPKLKERLEIRNKMRN, from the coding sequence ATGAGTACGCACAAGGTGTCATTTCTTCCTCACAACAAGACGATCGAAGTCCGGGACGGGGAAAATCTGATCCGGGCTGCAATGGAAGCCGGAGTGCATATCAATGCCTCCTGCGGTGGCGAAGGGGTCTGCGGAAAGTGCAGGGTCATTGTTGAGGCGGGGGGCGTCGGGAACGGTATTTCGGAGCGGCTGAGTCAGGAAGATATTGACAAGGGGTACCGGCTGGCCTGCAAGGCCATCGTCAGAGAGGATGTTGTGATCCGGGTTCCCACAGAATCGGTCATTGATACGGGGGTACTGAACATGCAGAGTACCCCCCGGCGCACCGCTCCGATCAGGGAATTTGACCTGGAAAAGCTGAAAGAGGAAGGGCTGTTTCTGCCGCCTGTGAAAAAGGTTTATCTCGAGCTGCCCGAACCGGACAGTCAGGACCATCTGCCCGATGTCACCCGGCTGGTCAGCTTCCTGAAGCTGGAACATGACCAGCACCGCCTGATCGTGGATCTGCCGGTGATTCGCAAGATACCGGATGTGCTGCGGGAGGACAATTTCAGGGTCACGGCCACCCTGGCCCGGCCCGTCCGCAAAGACGGGCAGACCCACATCATCAACGTGCAGCCGGGCAATACCAGCGACCGGAACTACGCCATTGCCATCGACATCGGCACCACCACCGTTTACGGCCAGCTCATTGACCTCGTCTCCGGTGAGGTGCTGGGCGAATACGGGGATTTTAACGGTCAGATCAGCTATGGCGAGGATGTCATCAGCCGGATCATGTTTGCGGAAAAGGGGGATGGCCTGGAAAAACTCCACACCGTGGTGGTGGAGACCATCAACAAAATTATTAACAAAATTCAGAAAAAGGCCGGTATTGACCGGGATGATATCTCAGCTATCACCCTGGCCGGCAATACCACCATGACCCAGCTTTTCCTCAGAGTGAATCCCCGCTATATCCGGCGCGCGCCCTATGTACCGGCGGCAACCCTTTATCCGCCTGTCCGGGCTTCCAGGCTGGGGCTGGCCGTCGCCGACCATATCAACGCCCTGGTTTATCCCCAGATCTCAAGCTATGTGGGCGGTGATATCGTTGCCGGTGTCATGGGGTCCGGCCTGTACCGGACAGAACATCTGACCCTGTTCATGGATATCGGAACCAACGCCGAGATCGTGGTCGGCAACAGGGACTGGATGGCCTGTGCGGCCTGTTCCGCAGGTCCGGCCTTTGAGGGCGGCGGGATAGAGTTCGGTATGCGGGCGGCCCGGGGGGCCATTGAGGATTTTTCCATCGACCCTTTCTCCCTGGAACCCATGAACATCACCATCGGCAATGTGCGGCCCAAGGGCATCTGCGGGTCCGGCCTGATTATCATGGTGGCGACCATGTTTGAAATGGGCATCATCAACAACAGCGGCAAGTACAACCGGGAGCTGGATACCCCGCGCATCCGGGAACGCAACGGCGTGTGGGAATACGTGCTGGCCTGGCAGGATGACAGCCAGATCGACCGGGATGTGGTGCTGACCGAAATCGACATCGAAAACCTGATTCGCGCCAAGGGGGCCATTTACAGCGGCTGCCAGACCCTTCTGGAGGAGGTTGGCCTGACCATGAACGATCTGGACCGCATTTACCTAGCCGGCGGGTTCGGCAGTTATGTGGATCTGGAGAAGGCGATGGTGATCGGTCTGCTGCCCGAAATGGATACGGAAAAAATCACCTTCATCGGCAACGCCTCCCTGCTGGGTGCCCGAATGAGTTCGCTCACCAACCAGATTCGCCGGGATGTGGTGGAGGTCACTCACATGATGACCAACTTCGAGCTGTCGGAAACCCCGTCATACATGGACCACTATGTGGCATCCCTCTTTCTCCCGCATACGGATCTGAACGCCTTTCCAAAATTGAAGGAGCGGTTGGAGATCCGTAATAAAATGAGAAATTAA